CAGCACTTCGCCCCGCAAGCCACTATCTCCTCCTCCGACGTATAACCGTTACGACGGAGAACGGCGGACCAGTGCTTTAGCTTCTCCTAAAACGTTCAAAACTACCTATACCTCTCCGCCACGATCACCGGCGAAACATAAATATTCCACCTCCACTCTCCAAGCACCACTCTCTCCTCTGGCTCTGCCTAGCTTGGAGAAGAGACATGAACCTGAGCCTATGGTTCGACCCAGGAGCCCACCGGAGGTTAgttcaattataatttatatttaatttatttttatatacattCTTGTCACTTTTCTTAataagaatataatataacaatttaacCTTTCACTCaaaaatttatgtttcttaattaataattgagcTATACTTTTTTTCTGCCAAGACATGGTACATTCTactttcttaattaattaatatatatatatatatatatgtatgtatgtatgtatatgcatataaaaaatgtaagagtCTAGTTCTTTtcgatcttacaatccaccttctTTGTGATCTAGTGTTCTCGCTAACATTCGTTCACTTTTTTAATTGACGTGGGACCCTCCCAATCTATCCCCTTCCATGCTCAACATTCTTTCTGGCACactgtctcgtgtctacccccttccaatcgatgtgggactcctcccaatccaccccctttcaatCTCCCGTGTtttgctggcacattgccttaTGTCCAACCCCTTTGGAGTTTAGGGTCCTCGTTGGTACATCACcaagagtgttttgttctcctaccCAACCGAtgtcggatctcacaatccattctctttcggggcctagcatcctcgttgtcactcgtttccttctctaatcgatgtgggaccctcctaATCCACTCTCTTcaaggcccagcatccttgctagcactcattcccttctctaatcgatgtgggaccatctcaatccaccctcctcagggcccagcatcctcgctggcactcgttcccttctctaatcaatgtgagactctCTCAATCCACTCCCTACGGGACCTGgtgtctttgctggcacaccgcctcgtgtcgaCCCCCCTTTAGGattcagcctcctcgctagcacatagCTCGGTATctgtctctgataccaactgcaACAGTTCaaacccatcgctagcagatactgtcctctttgaactttttatttcaagttttccctcaaagtttttaaaacgtgtctactaacagaggtttccacacccttataaacaatgttttattctccttcCTAACAGATGCAggatctcaaaaaaaaaaaaaaaaaaacgtcttAGTGTTATGATGTTATATTCTTAAACAGGTCCAGCAGAAATCGGTGCTTTACCAGAAGACGACTAGCGAGAAGCCTGCGAAAACCGACCACCGAGCATCGGAGTACAGCTCAGGCAAACCCCAGCAGAAGCAAACGCATCAGCAGCAAAGTGATGTTATAAACATCAAAGGAGAGAACGTAGGCGCCGTCATGCACATCACTCAATCATCTGATGCCACAGAAACCCACAAGAAAAAGCCAACCGTAAGCTACAGCAGCGAAAACGAGAAAGATTCAAACAAATCAAGCTCCAACATGCCTGGAAAATCGTTCATGAACAGCAATTTTCAAGGTGTCAACAACTCCATTCTCTACAATTCGTCTTTGAGCCACCGTGATCCAGGCCTGCACCTTGCTTTCACCAAGAAGCCCACCCATGCCGATTCTGTTCATGATTCCAGGCACTGAATGGACCAACCTCATCATTACCACTCTCTTATTTGGTGTCATAtgctaaaataattatcaaataaagcaacaatattataataattaaagcattttatattcatattcacCATTCATATGGGATGTATTTTCAAATGGTTTTAACCatttggaaaaagaagaaaaaaaaaaaaagagtgattaataataaaacctATTTTCAGATTATTCTATCCATTCAAACCATTATTacattaaatgtttttttttattagtttccTAACCTCTATAACTCCCTCAAACACGTGGGAGTAGAATCTCCGCGTGTTAGACGTTCGGCCcttgtttgcttgtttttccGTCCCGAATTCAATACTAaccctattattattattatgtgaatTAAGATCTGTCAAGAAAATTTCAGAAGTTTTAGAATCCTCTCCGGCAAATAATTCGAGCTCAGGAAGGCATGCAACAACCAAGCCATTTGGATTCCCACGAGCAGTACTTGTAGGAACTACTTGGAATAAGCATGCATGCTGTCAAATTGATATACCTAGCTAGCGTGCCGAACCTAGTATATTAGTATGAAAGCTATGGAAATGAATTCTTTAAGGAAATCAATGGAATCTAGATATGAACGATTATGAAATCTGTTTAGATTGAGATTGTGATAATGTTTGTATGCATGAGGAGGAAGGAAATTTTGTGCAATCTGCTCTAGGGGTGAAGATGAACATTATCTTCCTGTTGAAcatgtttgttaatattgcaTGAACTGCTGCGTGTTAACTCCAGTGCATGATTGATTGTGTTATCTTTCTTGTTGAATATGAAGAAACTACGAGCTTAAAGTAGGGTGCTTGAGATTAAGCAGGCTGGACAAAACTCTAGAATGGGATACCTCTAGAATACCGTGCATTTAGGCCCGCGAAACGATTACCAGCGGACCCAGACCCTAGTATGCCAGACCACAATAGGTTTGTGAGATCTTGCGCGATAATTCTAGAGATGAATGAATCCAAGTCTAAGCCATCAAGATCTACCTTAGAAAGAACTAGTAGGACACCACGGTATCTATAGCAGTGTGGATAGTTTCGCCAGAACCTCCACTTCCCTCTCTGCTCTAATACTGTACCGTCGAGACAGAACCTTGATACTGAGATCATTGAGTTAGGCAGAGCCAGATATGTGACCTGTGTCCCAACTTAGTGGTGATAGCTAAGGGGTCTTCTGAAGAATACACCTTGGATGTAGAAATCTGTCCCTAAGCGGGGGAGCGTGGAACCACGTAGGGTGACTTAATAGTTTACCAACAAACAGGGGATCGCAACCCTCGATTTTAGTGGAAGTATGGTTCCGTGGAAGGGTTGTCAGCTAACCTTCACGGATGATATTCAAACAGAGAGTTACTTATTCAAATCCATCATACTATCTCCTCAATTTTACTTGTGAGGTCGCGCATCACCTTAGGGCACTAATCAACCACTGTACAAGATGGGCAAACTTCCTAAGTTGGAGAAAAGAGAGTTGCAGTTTAGTTCACACTCCCTAGAACCCCGAGACAAGGTCGTGGATACCTATCATTTTAAAagcaataataaaaattctaaagcttctaaaaaatatatatttgaaataacatacaaacaattttcattcatatccCTAATAACTTTTAAACGTTTTAAGACAtttcttattaattattgACTCGAAATTTTATTTCGAAGCATGTGTGCATATTCTTCCCGACCCGATTTACTCGAACTAATTTAATTCaagtatttaaaatgaaaaatatacgAAATATAaacaagatttaaaaaaagaaaattaggagATTTTGAAAATCCATATTTCTAGAAGGGTATCAAATATTTGCtcatggtaaaaaaaaaaaaaaaaaaataaagtatgaGAGAATTATTCCCACGTCTCTCTCTTTAAAACCTTTCACCAAATGAAAAGAACCAAACTTTGTAAATTCATACCCCTTCCTATTTCCTTAATCCAAACGccctataaatacccacaaaatAACACACATTCTCATTTCATCATGTCATCTCTACCACCCCGCCAACGTTACTTTTCTCTTCCACGCCCTACTCCGACCACTGCCTCGTCTCAAATCCCACCGCCCGCCGTTGCCACTGCCGCCCCCATCCAGAAGCCTGCAAAATCTAATCACCATCAGCTGAGCAAGGCCATGAACATTAGAGGTGAAAGTGTTGGCGTTGTGATGCGTATTAATGAATCATGTGAAGGGATGGAAATagtgaagaacatgaagaagaagaaaggaagtgaaggaaattattatgatggaaagaacaaaattatgaTCATGGCTATGAATGGGAATTTTCAAGGTGTTAATAACTCGCTCTTGTTCAACTCTTCCTTCACTCAGGGTGATGCTGGCCTGCATTTTATGATATCTAAACACATTTTCAATCTAGAATTATTCATTGCTATAGTAATTTTCGAAATGAAGTGTTATAGTTGGAAAATATAAGATCTTGTTGATTTTTCTACTCGATTTAGCTCGAGTTGGCTCGATTAGCAcgttttaattattcattacTCCATAATCATTGTACGTATCTTGTTAAGACAGTTTCAGGCTAGCACAAGTATATCATGATTTTATGATTGTTTGACTTGTGCTGTGTGCACGTTCATGCTATGTTACAAGTTATATTATAATGTATGAACCTTCTATGTTCACTCTATGTCTATGAGGCATTAGTAAGCCAGGTTTGTAATCATGAAAGATATGACAAGtattatgtatgcatgtaCGCTATGTCATGAAAATGATGGAGTTATATTAGGATATTTCTCCGTTATGATTAGTACGAACAAGTACATTACGATATCTATGTACGCCATGATATTATGTAGGCTCTTTTCCCTCAATGGTTCCGGCTACATGAGCATGACTAATTGAAGGGCAGACTTAGACCACGTATATGCTCACCTTATAGGGTCCATGTGTGCGTGCGTATGCTGTGGGTAGAGAAATATTACACATCTAAACtaatatgatgttttatgaaaagatAGGTTTCACTATGATTGCAtgttgagaatgtttgcttaatccaccgCACCTAAATGTGTGtgaaagttctttatttataattaaataaattacaaggatatgaaaatagtaataaatgaaaataacacggcaagaagacaaatatctagatatttgctggtaaactataatttaatactaaatataCTTAATCATGTGATTACATTTCCCGACCCCAATCATGAGGTTACTCGTGGTTTTAAGGAGAGAGCGTGGTGCAAACCCGGGTCATGGTGAGCCAAAGAAGCACCGTAAAGAATAGAATTGTTTACGCCCTGAACATTGCTGTTCAAATAAGTGCTTTCGCCCCTGTGGTCCTTAGAGCCTTCCTTGTTTTGATCATTGGCCTTGCTGCTTAATGTTCTTctaaatctctctttcttctctatcaTATCTCTCTCTTCCCCTTTTAACTCGAAGATTTCCATTACTGCCCCATGATTTTCTCCTGCAATCTTTATTGTATTTGGCTCATGCTTGTGGGATGTCATCGTCCTTTTGCTCGACTCGACGTGACGATCCGAATCAGTCACTTTCTTCATGGCTTTTCCGACCACCGCTTTAGGCTCGGTTTCAGGTGATCTGTGTTAAGAATATGAGTAAATGACTAAATATATCATAGTTTGTAATATATCAGCTAGCCCGTATTCTTCGAGTTTTCCCTATCAGATTTGTCcataaggtttttaaaacgcatatgtcataaggtttttaaaacgcatatgttagagaaaggtttccactttttcacacatttataaagagtgtttcgttctccactccaactgggatctcacaatccacccccttcagggcctaaCGTCTTTATTCTCCACCCCAACTggtatctcacaattcatccccttcaaggcccaacgtc
This portion of the Cucurbita pepo subsp. pepo cultivar mu-cu-16 chromosome LG08, ASM280686v2, whole genome shotgun sequence genome encodes:
- the LOC111799644 gene encoding proline-rich extensin-like protein EPR1, with the protein product MANLPRFGRTWNRFSSLPRPGTAPRLDVPPPAAASEPEVYPPPPRTANVLQTSPIKERSPRIPSPVRKYPSPPTSPKYRAAAPSTSPRKPLSPPPTYNRYDGERRTSALASPKTFKTTYTSPPRSPAKHKYSTSTLQAPLSPLALPSLEKRHEPEPMVRPRSPPEVQQKSVLYQKTTSEKPAKTDHRASEYSSGKPQQKQTHQQQSDVINIKGENVGAVMHITQSSDATETHKKKPTVSYSSENEKDSNKSSSNMPGKSFMNSNFQGVNNSILYNSSLSHRDPGLHLAFTKKPTHADSVHDSRH
- the LOC111800588 gene encoding uncharacterized protein LOC111800588 gives rise to the protein MAGRLRRSMFRLSSFKRPFIHGGSNSRQDSGRYPSTSKESSMEPRARSPSVSPKRESVAASPTYSVKKVASPSPSPSYGGSSGGVMSSQPKAVDEYVKDKPTTQPRSPETEPKAVVGKAMKKVTDSDRHVESSKRTMTSHKHEPNTIKIAGENHGAVMEIFELKGEERDMIEKKERFRRTLSSKANDQNKEGSKDHRGESTYLNSNVQGVNNSILYGASLAHHDPGLHHALSLKPRVTS